A genomic segment from Rhinatrema bivittatum chromosome 19, aRhiBiv1.1, whole genome shotgun sequence encodes:
- the MAP2K7 gene encoding dual specificity mitogen-activated protein kinase kinase 7 isoform X3 — MAASSLEQKLSRLEAKLKQENREARRRIDLNLEISPQRPRPTLQLPLANDGGSRASSSESSPQHPAHPPRPRTMLSLPQPSPFYVQRSIESIEIDQKLQEIMKQTGYLTIGGQRHQAEIGDLENLGEIGSGTCGQVWKMRFKKTGHIIAVKQMRRSGNKEENKRILMDLDVVLKSHDCPYIVQCFGTFITNTDVFIAMELMGTCAEKLKKRIQGPIPERILGKMTVAIVKALFYLKEKHGVIHRDVKPSNILLDERGQIKLCDFGISGRLVDSKAKTRSAGCAAYMAPERIDPPDPTKPDYDIRADVWSLGISLVELATGQFPYKNCKTDFEVLTKVLQEEPPLLPSNMGFSVHFQSFVKDCLTKDHRRRPKYNKLLEHTFIRRYETLEVDVTSWFKDVMAKTESPRTSSILSQHHLPFFTSSWLEGRLQELRSSLEDRASIYEKSDTQRKLSPCA, encoded by the exons atggcggcgtccTCGCTGGAGCAGAAACTCTCCCGCCTGGAGGCGAAGCTGAAGCAGGAGAATCGGGAGGCCCGGCGCAGGATCGACCTCAACCTGGAGATCAGCCCGCAGAGACCCCGGCCCa CGTTGCAGCTTCCACTGGCAAACGATGGCGGGAGCCGGGCGTCGTCTTCCGAGAGCTCCCCCCAGCATCCCGCTCACCCGCCCCGTCCccggaccatgctcagtctgcccCAGCCCTCCCCCTTCTACGTGCAGAGGAGTATAGAGAG TATCGAGATAGACCAGAAGTTACAGGAAATCATGAAGCAGACGGGCTACCTCACTATTGGAGGGCAG CGGCATCAGGCGGAGATCGGTGACCTGGAGAACCTGGGGGAGATCGGCAGCGGCACCTGTGGGCAGGTCTGGAAGATGAGGTTCAAGAAGACCGGCCACATCATCGCCGTGAAG CAAATGCGTCGCTCGGGGAACAAGGAGGAGAACAAGCGCATCCTCATGGACCTGGACGTGGTGCTGAAGAGCCACGACTGCCCTTACATCGTGCAGTGCTTTGGCACCTTCATCACAAAC ACAGACGTGTTCATCGCCATGGAGCTGATGGGCACGTGCGCGGAGAAGCTGAAGAAACGCATCCAGGGGCCCATTCCGGAGAGGATTCTGGGGAAGATGACCGTCGCG ATAGTGAAAGCGCTCTTCTACCTGAAGGAGAAGCACGGGGTCATCCACCGGGACGTGAAGCCTTCCAACATCCTGCTGGACGAGAGGGGGCAGATCAAACTCTGCGACTTCGGCATCAGCGGGAGGCTGGTGGACTCCAAGGCCAAGACACGGAGCGCGGGCTGCGCGGCGTACATGGCG CCGGAAAGGATAGACCCTCCCGACCCCACAAAGCCAGACTACGATATCAGAGCAGATGTGTGGAGTTTGGGCATCTCCCTG gTGGAGCTCGCCACCGGTCAGTTTCCTTACAAGAACTGTAAAACGGACTTCGAAGTGCTCACCAAGGTCCTGCAGGAAGAGCCCCCGCTCCTGCCCAGTAACATGGGGTTCTCCGTGCACTTCCAGTCCTTCGTGAAAGACTG CCTTACTAAGGATCACAGGAGGAGACCAAAGTATAACAAATTACTT gaaCACACCTTCATCAGGCGTTACGAGACACTGGAAGTGGACGTGACCTCCTGGTTCAAGGACGTGATGGCGAAGACGGAGTCGCCGCGGACGAGCAGCATCCTCAGCCAGCACCACCTGCCTTTCTTCACCAG
- the MAP2K7 gene encoding dual specificity mitogen-activated protein kinase kinase 7 isoform X1: MAASSLEQKLSRLEAKLKQENREARRRIDLNLEISPQRPRPTLQLPLANDGGSRASSSESSPQHPAHPPRPRTMLSLPQPSPFYVQRSIESIEIDQKLQEIMKQTGYLTIGGQRHQAEIGDLENLGEIGSGTCGQVWKMRFKKTGHIIAVKQMRRSGNKEENKRILMDLDVVLKSHDCPYIVQCFGTFITNTDVFIAMELMGTCAEKLKKRIQGPIPERILGKMTVAIVKALFYLKEKHGVIHRDVKPSNILLDERGQIKLCDFGISGRLVDSKAKTRSAGCAAYMAPERIDPPDPTKPDYDIRADVWSLGISLVRKPPGFLNSVSVCASSGSPPVTPPPLSFQVELATGQFPYKNCKTDFEVLTKVLQEEPPLLPSNMGFSVHFQSFVKDCLTKDHRRRPKYNKLLEHTFIRRYETLEVDVTSWFKDVMAKTESPRTSSILSQHHLPFFTSSWLEGRLQELRSSLEDRASIYEKSDTQRKLSPCA, from the exons atggcggcgtccTCGCTGGAGCAGAAACTCTCCCGCCTGGAGGCGAAGCTGAAGCAGGAGAATCGGGAGGCCCGGCGCAGGATCGACCTCAACCTGGAGATCAGCCCGCAGAGACCCCGGCCCa CGTTGCAGCTTCCACTGGCAAACGATGGCGGGAGCCGGGCGTCGTCTTCCGAGAGCTCCCCCCAGCATCCCGCTCACCCGCCCCGTCCccggaccatgctcagtctgcccCAGCCCTCCCCCTTCTACGTGCAGAGGAGTATAGAGAG TATCGAGATAGACCAGAAGTTACAGGAAATCATGAAGCAGACGGGCTACCTCACTATTGGAGGGCAG CGGCATCAGGCGGAGATCGGTGACCTGGAGAACCTGGGGGAGATCGGCAGCGGCACCTGTGGGCAGGTCTGGAAGATGAGGTTCAAGAAGACCGGCCACATCATCGCCGTGAAG CAAATGCGTCGCTCGGGGAACAAGGAGGAGAACAAGCGCATCCTCATGGACCTGGACGTGGTGCTGAAGAGCCACGACTGCCCTTACATCGTGCAGTGCTTTGGCACCTTCATCACAAAC ACAGACGTGTTCATCGCCATGGAGCTGATGGGCACGTGCGCGGAGAAGCTGAAGAAACGCATCCAGGGGCCCATTCCGGAGAGGATTCTGGGGAAGATGACCGTCGCG ATAGTGAAAGCGCTCTTCTACCTGAAGGAGAAGCACGGGGTCATCCACCGGGACGTGAAGCCTTCCAACATCCTGCTGGACGAGAGGGGGCAGATCAAACTCTGCGACTTCGGCATCAGCGGGAGGCTGGTGGACTCCAAGGCCAAGACACGGAGCGCGGGCTGCGCGGCGTACATGGCG CCGGAAAGGATAGACCCTCCCGACCCCACAAAGCCAGACTACGATATCAGAGCAGATGTGTGGAGTTTGGGCATCTCCCTGGTAAGGAAGCCGCCCGGGTTTCTAAACTCTGTGAGTGTGTGCGCATCCTCTGGATCCCCTCctgtaactcctcctcctctctctttccaggTGGAGCTCGCCACCGGTCAGTTTCCTTACAAGAACTGTAAAACGGACTTCGAAGTGCTCACCAAGGTCCTGCAGGAAGAGCCCCCGCTCCTGCCCAGTAACATGGGGTTCTCCGTGCACTTCCAGTCCTTCGTGAAAGACTG CCTTACTAAGGATCACAGGAGGAGACCAAAGTATAACAAATTACTT gaaCACACCTTCATCAGGCGTTACGAGACACTGGAAGTGGACGTGACCTCCTGGTTCAAGGACGTGATGGCGAAGACGGAGTCGCCGCGGACGAGCAGCATCCTCAGCCAGCACCACCTGCCTTTCTTCACCAG
- the LOC115081196 gene encoding volume-regulated anion channel subunit LRRC8D-like has protein sequence MLSITEACSLNEDQSSFKTLKPWWDVLMDYLVVLMLMVSIFSGTLLIYKDNMLCLPMGDDPPNASAGTKNPAAFSSSDPPTPEPGAAASGSGAARPAPTTSAEPVKGGHSTNLDYQQYIYISRVCYQKALPWYSKYSPYLALMTSLILMVSSNFWFKYPKTSSKIEHFISILRKCFESPWTTKALSETACQNSEEAPRRLKSCPSRVLDRSGDEATSPCSFQGEAPFDMSEASSTTILDRKDGEQAKALFEKIRKFRAHTEDTDLIYKVYVGQTVFKVVKFLLILGYISCFVGSITFKHICKPDIQNLTGYSVFFCTHNLAFIVQKLLITYMVLVCLYGLVGIYTLFWIFSQSLREYSFEKVREESSFSDIPDVKNDFAFLLHMADQYDQLYSKRFAIFLSAVSENKLREMNLNYEWTYEKLRQHVSRDASGRLELQLFMLPGLPRAVFQMIDLEVLKLELIPDVKLPSKISKMSRLTELYLYHCPAKVEHVAFVFLKDHLKVLHIKFTDIDEIPLWVYTLKGLLELHLSGNLSSVNNKVIALESLKELKNLKVLTIKSNLTKIPSTIVDLASHLSKLTIQNDGSKLIILNNLKKMANLRELELHHCELQKIPHAVLNLTSLQTLDLKSNGIQTVEELEGFHHLRRLTCLKLWHNSITFIPPAIGVIQNLEQLFLSHNRIECLPNDLFSLLKLRHLDLSNNLISIIPQGIGQLELLHSFSVSSNKIEALPSQLFKCIKLKALHLGNNKLSCLLAEVGELTYLTSLELKGNSLESLPLEIGLCPLLKKSGLIVEDALFDTLPSDVKERLTEPEFAR, from the coding sequence ATGTTATCCATCACAGAGGCGTGCTCTCTGAACGAGGACCAGAGCTCCTTCAAGACCCTGAAGCCATGGTGGGACGTGCTGATGGACTACCTGGTCGTCCTGATGCTCATGGTATCCATCTTCTCGGGAACGCTGCTGATCTACAAGGACAACATGCTCTGCCTCCCGATGGGCGACGACCCTCCAAATGCGTCTGCTGGGACCAAGAATCCGGCCGCTTTCTCCTCCTCGGACCCTCCGACGCCGGAGCCTGGCGCGGCCGCGAGCGGCAGTGGGGCCGCGCGTCCTGCGCCCACCACCTCGGCAGAGCCCGTAAAAGGCGGCCATTCCACCAACCTCGACTACCAGCAGTACATATACATCAGCCGCGTTTGCTACCAAAAGGCATTGCCTTGGTACTCCAAATACTCCCCTTACCTTGCCCTAATGACTTCACTCATCTTGATGGTGAGCAGCAATTTCTGGTTTAAATACCCCAAGACCTCCTCCAAAATTGAGCACTTCATCTCCATCCTCCGAAAGTGCTTCGAGTCCCCGTGGACGACCAAAGCCCTCTCTGAAACGGCCTGCCAGAACTCGGAGGAGGCACCCAGGAGGCTGAAGTCCTGCCCGTCCAGggttttggacaggagtggcgacGAAGCCACGTCCCCCTGCTCCTTCCAAGGAGAAGCTCCATTTGACATGTCCGAGGCCTCCTCCACCACCATCCTGGACAGGAAGGACGGGGAGCAGGCAAAAGCTCTCTTTGAAAAGATCCGCAAGTTCCGGGCCCACACCGAAGACACCGATTTGATCTACAAAGTCTACGTTGGCCAAACAGTGTTCAAGGTGGTCAAGTTCTTGCTCATCCTGGGGTACATCTCCTGCTTCGTTGGCTCCATCACATTCAAGCACATATGCAAACCAGACATACAAAATCTGACTGGTTACTCTGTGTTCTTCTGCACGCACAACCTGGCGTTTATAGTTCAGAAGCTGCTGATAACGTATATGGTCCTGGTGTGCCTGTACGGACTGGTGGGCATCTacaccttgttttggattttctcCCAATCTTTGCGGGAATATTCCTTTGAGAAGGTGCGAGAAGAGAGCAGCTTCAGCGACATCCCAGATGTGAAAAATGATTTTGCTTTCCTGCTGCATATGGCCGACCAATATGACCAGCTGTATTCCAAGCGGTTCGCCATCTTCCTATCGGCTGTGAGCGAGAACAAGCTGCGGGAGATGAATCTCAATTATGAGTGGACATATGAAAAGCTGAGGCAGCACGTCAGCCGGGATGCTAGTGGCCGGCTGGAGCTGCAGCTCTTCATGCTTCCTGGGCTACCCCGGGCCGTGTTTCAGATGATCGACTTGGAAGTTTTGAAGCTAGAACTCATCCCAGATGTGAAGTTGCCATCCAAAATCTCCAAGATGAGCCGGCTAACAGAGCTCTATCTGTACCACTGCCCCGCCAAGGTGGAACATGTCGCCTTTGTTTTCCTGAAGGATCATCTAAAGGTGCTGCATATCAAGTTTACGGACATTGATGAGATTCCCTTGTGGGTGTACACCTTGAAGGGACTTCTGGAGCTCCACCTTTCTGGTAATCTCAGCTCGGTAAATAACAAAGTCATAGCACTGGAGTCCCTGAAAGAGCTAAAGAATCTCAAAGTTCTGACCATAAAGAGTAACCTGACCAAGATCCCGTCCACCATAGTGGATCTGGCCAGCCACCTCTCCAAGCTGACCATTCAGAATGATGGAAGCAAGCTGATTATTCTGAACAACCTGAAGAAGATGGCCAACCTCCGGGAGTTAGAACTCCATCACTGTGAGCTGCAGAAGATCCCTCATGCAGTGCTCAACTTGACCAGCCTTCAGACGCTAGATCTGAAATCAAATGGCATTCAGACAGTTGAGGAGCTGGAGGGCTTTCATCATCTCAGACGTCTGACCTGCTTGAAACTGTGGCACAACAGCATTACCTTCATCCCTCCCGCCATTGGGGTCATCCAAAACCTTGAGCAGCTCTTCCTGTCGCACAACAGGATAGAATGCTTGCCGAATGACCTGTTTTCTCTGCTCAAATTAAGGCACTTAGACCTCAGCAATAACTTGATCAGCATCATTCCCCAAGGGATTGGCCAACTGGAGCTTCTACACAGTTTCTCTGTGAGCAGCAACAAGATCGAGGCCCTGCCTAGTCAGCTGTTCAAATGCATCAAACTGAAAGCACTGCATCTGGGGAATAATAAACTGTCTTGCCTCCTTGCTGAGGTTGGGGAACTAACCTACCTCACCAGCTTGGAACTGAAAGGGAATAGTTTGGAAAGTCTCCCACTGGAGATAGGACTCTGCCCTCTGCTGAAGAAGAGCGGCCTGATCGTGGAGGACGCCCTCTTTGACACGCTGCCATCTGACGTGAAAGAAAGACTGACAGAGCCGGAGTTTGCCCGGTGA
- the MAP2K7 gene encoding dual specificity mitogen-activated protein kinase kinase 7 isoform X2, translated as MAASSLEQKLSRLEAKLKQENREARRRIDLNLEISPQRPRPIIVITLSPAPAPSQRAALQLPLANDGGSRASSSESSPQHPAHPPRPRTMLSLPQPSPFYVQRSIESIEIDQKLQEIMKQTGYLTIGGQRHQAEIGDLENLGEIGSGTCGQVWKMRFKKTGHIIAVKQMRRSGNKEENKRILMDLDVVLKSHDCPYIVQCFGTFITNTDVFIAMELMGTCAEKLKKRIQGPIPERILGKMTVAIVKALFYLKEKHGVIHRDVKPSNILLDERGQIKLCDFGISGRLVDSKAKTRSAGCAAYMAPERIDPPDPTKPDYDIRADVWSLGISLVELATGQFPYKNCKTDFEVLTKVLQEEPPLLPSNMGFSVHFQSFVKDCLTKDHRRRPKYNKLLEHTFIRRYETLEVDVTSWFKDVMAKTESPRTSSILSQHHLPFFTSSWLEGRLQELRSSLEDRASIYEKSDTQRKLSPCA; from the exons atggcggcgtccTCGCTGGAGCAGAAACTCTCCCGCCTGGAGGCGAAGCTGAAGCAGGAGAATCGGGAGGCCCGGCGCAGGATCGACCTCAACCTGGAGATCAGCCCGCAGAGACCCCGGCCCa TTATTGTGATCACTCTAAGCCCTGCTCCCGCTCCATCTCAACGAGCAG CGTTGCAGCTTCCACTGGCAAACGATGGCGGGAGCCGGGCGTCGTCTTCCGAGAGCTCCCCCCAGCATCCCGCTCACCCGCCCCGTCCccggaccatgctcagtctgcccCAGCCCTCCCCCTTCTACGTGCAGAGGAGTATAGAGAG TATCGAGATAGACCAGAAGTTACAGGAAATCATGAAGCAGACGGGCTACCTCACTATTGGAGGGCAG CGGCATCAGGCGGAGATCGGTGACCTGGAGAACCTGGGGGAGATCGGCAGCGGCACCTGTGGGCAGGTCTGGAAGATGAGGTTCAAGAAGACCGGCCACATCATCGCCGTGAAG CAAATGCGTCGCTCGGGGAACAAGGAGGAGAACAAGCGCATCCTCATGGACCTGGACGTGGTGCTGAAGAGCCACGACTGCCCTTACATCGTGCAGTGCTTTGGCACCTTCATCACAAAC ACAGACGTGTTCATCGCCATGGAGCTGATGGGCACGTGCGCGGAGAAGCTGAAGAAACGCATCCAGGGGCCCATTCCGGAGAGGATTCTGGGGAAGATGACCGTCGCG ATAGTGAAAGCGCTCTTCTACCTGAAGGAGAAGCACGGGGTCATCCACCGGGACGTGAAGCCTTCCAACATCCTGCTGGACGAGAGGGGGCAGATCAAACTCTGCGACTTCGGCATCAGCGGGAGGCTGGTGGACTCCAAGGCCAAGACACGGAGCGCGGGCTGCGCGGCGTACATGGCG CCGGAAAGGATAGACCCTCCCGACCCCACAAAGCCAGACTACGATATCAGAGCAGATGTGTGGAGTTTGGGCATCTCCCTG gTGGAGCTCGCCACCGGTCAGTTTCCTTACAAGAACTGTAAAACGGACTTCGAAGTGCTCACCAAGGTCCTGCAGGAAGAGCCCCCGCTCCTGCCCAGTAACATGGGGTTCTCCGTGCACTTCCAGTCCTTCGTGAAAGACTG CCTTACTAAGGATCACAGGAGGAGACCAAAGTATAACAAATTACTT gaaCACACCTTCATCAGGCGTTACGAGACACTGGAAGTGGACGTGACCTCCTGGTTCAAGGACGTGATGGCGAAGACGGAGTCGCCGCGGACGAGCAGCATCCTCAGCCAGCACCACCTGCCTTTCTTCACCAG